In the genome of Arachis stenosperma cultivar V10309 chromosome 2, arast.V10309.gnm1.PFL2, whole genome shotgun sequence, the window AACTATAATTACTACTTTCCTTTTATAATTGATCCACCTCGAATCAAACCCTAATTTTTCTCACATAAATCATAAAAAGTGAAGTgtttattttaacaaaaaaaaaattttattacaaaagaagtcattttttttaattttatcagaACTACTttaattaactttttaaaaaattataaattaatcttaaaaattataccaaatattaatatttataacttTTTATAAGTTAAATATTAAGAAAAGTCACTTACAAACATATTCAAAAAAACCATTGCTCTATTTTTCTGttgttgattttattttctttctctaCTCCATCTCTTGCTGACTTCGCATTGTATAACACTAtaagtctttttctttttgggtGGGATCGGATTgaaaaaccaaaccaaaccaatgCCCAAGTCTAGAATAACAAAACATAATTTCTAATTCTATCTCTCTAACTATCCGATTAAATTCCTTTCCCTCCCGCTACAAGTCTACAACCAAAACAAAAACGACGTCGTGTCTTTAGGCGTTTTTTTAGCATGATTCGGCCCAAAATCTTAAGCAGATTTTGTAGactttattttagttaaatttagcgtgctaatttaatttaattacaaagTGGCGTGTGCATAACTATAAAGTGCAAAATCTTAAGCAGATTTTGTAGACCTTTTTTAGCATGATCCGGCTCAAAATCTTAAGCAAATTTCACaggttttattttaattagatttagcgtgctaatttaatttaattacaaaatagCGTGTGTATAATTATAAAGTGTAAAATTTTAAACAGATTTTGCAGGTTTTTTTTTATCATGATCCGCCCCAAAATCTTAAGGAAAATTTGCAAGctttattttagttaaatttagtgtgctaatttaatttaattgcaAAGTAGCGTGTGCATAACTGTAAAGTGTAAACACACATAATAACTGAAATATTTGTTGGTTCTTAAATGTATGGAGATACAAATACAAATTGTATCTAAATATGTTTAAGAAATAATTTCTTTGGAATAGAAATGGTATAAATAGTTAAAGGTGGAGCAAAGTAACTCACAACACTTACGTAATTCATTCCTCCCTGAGATAGATGGCAACTCCGTCGCAAAACGACGTCGCTTACTTCAAGCGAATGACCGGCGCACCCGAGTCTCTTGCACTCCAAAGGATAGAGGTAATCTCTTTTTCTATCATTATaattatgatatttttctttttcttttaacaaCTTTGATTGATGCTATTAGGAATCGGGAGGAAACGTGAATGAAGCTATTAATGCtcatttccagcaatataataatagtatgtatctatgatttttttgattaagtatattttttatttttacagtttgtcaaaaattaaaaaaatatttttaaattttattttattttaattttattttataaattttcgatgtgcatcaaatatatttttaataattaaatttttaaaaattttatgattaatttaataataatatatgataacTATCTCTGATTTATTTGTTGATAATGATTCTTGTAAAATTATTGCTAAATTAAtactaaattttttgaaaaattaatgggacaaaattaaaataaaataaaatttagatataattttaaaacttttaataaattttaagaacaaaatatatatattttactctttaatttttcttttgaagGAGTAgtttgtttcaaaatttatagttattttaaagaataaatttgaaaatattacTCTCATGtttatctaatattttatttttttgtgaatGACAATTCTTGATGCTAGCACCAATAATCAGAAATCGAGGTTGGTTAAGTTGGATGATGGCCCTGTTGCTTTTTGTTGCTAGAATGTTTAGACCGTCACTACTACTTAATAGAATTTATAAGAGAAGAGAACTTATTAGAGGTTCACCTAATGGAATTAATGGTGCTAGTGATAGTAATTTACATTCACCACAATATGCTGTTTCTACAATTCAAAATGAAACCGAAAATTCGCCACGTGAAGCTCGTGATTATCATTACAATGACCATTATTCATCAGATCCCAGTGTCTCACAGCATGTATCTGATAATGATGTTGATAATGATGTTGAGGAAGATATGATTCGAGCTGCAATTGAGGCTTCAATGAATACCAATGTTAATGTATGTATTTCCACAATATAAAGTTAATTTCTTTCTAGTTTTTTTTTAGATgagtttttgttattttaaaattaaaatctttttctttttgtttaaatagtttttttaaaattttattttgtcagtgtttttagtttatttaaatGCTATTGCAATATGTTAAAATTCATATCGCAAAATGTTTTGTATAACAGAATAtgctaaattttaatttttcattagtTAACATTTGACGAAATAAACTAATTTTTAGAAGCAGAACcataagaagaaaattagaaaCCTATATATATGGTTGAGTGTATAGTACATATAATTATAGTGactatataaataattttaaaattaaaattatatttttttatattttaataatatttttttaaactaaaaaatattattatataataaataaatattgttttaatcttaataatatttttttaagatacgATAACCATCTTAGTATAGAGTATATATAGACACTACAACACACACTTATATATGCAAAAGCTAACCacctatttaatttttttaaagtttttctCAAGTTTTCCATATTGAAACATTATTTTTTCAGGGTTCATTGGACGATGATGATTTGGCTGAAGCACTTTCACTGTCCTTAAAGgttatgagttttttttttaattttttaatttttataatatatattaatatttcttatttatattttcaaatgaTATTTGAATTTAGACTGCggctgaagaagaaaaagaacgtGAATTTATAGTTAAAGAAATAATAAGCAAAATAGAGCAAAGCAAAGCAACAACAGCAGAAGAATCGGACATGAGTATCATACTGCCGCATGAATATATATCACAAGAATAAGAGAgcggaaagaaaaaaaaaaaaaagaaatttgtgTGATGCCAAATTTTTCAGGAATTAAGTTGTtaatttacttaaaaaaatactataaagTCTGTATCTCAACTTAAATACAAATTAGTcaatatataatacataaattaagaaataaatatACAGAAATGTATTTTTCTACATATATTTCGACAGAAAAACACTCACATAAAGACgctattttttaataattaaaatttaacctatataatcgattaaactgtgttatttttgtgaaaattagACCAAACAAACTGATTTGACCGAAAAATCGATAAATCAAATCTTAAATCgatctattttaatttttttatagaaaattgCTATAATACTCCTATGAAAAATGACttaaaatatttctattatatattttaaaaattctaaatcctaatctttctcttctctctatgCTATCATTgaattagaatttagaattttcaaaattaatatatatataataagaatattttagtcattttttataataagacTATTATAgccattttctataaaaaagaatattaatttagatcgattcaaaatttgatttatcgatttttcaatcaaatcaatttgtttcgtctaattttaacaaaaataacacaGTTTGAtcgattatatatgttaaattttaattaataaaaaatattttaaaaaaaagacgttttaaacATTTTTATGTAAGTGGTTCCATTTTGacaaagtttaaattttatttcgtagaaaaaaaaacaaagatatACTATAGAGTATAGATAGAAAAATTTATTTGGTCATAGATAACAACAAGAATAAcgatatttttatcattttttctattttgagACAAATTTCTTTATACTTTCGGAcaaaaataaagacaaaaacTTAATCACAAAAATATCTAGAATAGAATAGGTATATAAATGGATTACATTGTGAGAAAAATAGAATAGATATATAGATAAATCACAAATGATAATGcgttataaaataattaaaaatgttatttatacaccaaaatcaattattaaaatcagtcattaatatatttatatataaatacatgtgtgatttaatttatttttaatatgtatttatatttcagcatatattttatactgataactgactttaataactaattttagtgtacatataatataaatagagaatGCAACGCTTTTTAAAAAATgaccttttatttattttatattattaattattttaattattgaatttaattataataaataaattaattttattttaatttatattaatttttcgtttaatgtattttgatttataattattaagAGTATCATAATACTTAATcatttatttgatttgattgatataaatataaaatattttcttatacTTTTACAAAAAAGGACAAAAAGTTAATCACAAAAATATTTACAACGGTAAGATATGTTGtagaattaaataaataaaaaagatgtaACAAATATAAATATGGAAATATAATTAGGTAACTTAAGTAGTAATATTTACtagaattattatattaatatagtagatataattaatatatttaataatattaaagtaTATAAGAAATAAAGAGAATAGTAAGAAAGAGAGAATAGTAAGAAAGAGAGAATAGTATAAGAGAGATACTATTGTTTTATTGCTTGTAATTGTGTGTTGTACGTAAAGGCTATGAAGCCTTATTTATAGTTGTTCAAAATCAACCTTCATTAAAGGTTGgtcttcaaattttttattgaaatctTCAGCCGCCCATATCATTAATGGGCATCCAtatcacaacactcccccttggatgaccatttaggattattgcctcgttaaaaccttactaaagaaaaactcagtagaaaaaaaaatcttagtgaaggaaaaagagtacaatattcTTTAATGATGGGgttgcctcattaaaaaccttgtcaagaaaaatccaatggaaaaaaaacttgaccaaaaaaaaagagtacagtctccccctcttgccgacattatttaatgtctcgaaatcggcgcatcccaatctcatgtaccaatcttttaaaggaggattttgagagtgactttgtaaataaatctgccagattatcatttgagcggatctgttggacatcaattgtcccttgattttgaagatcacgagtgaagaagaatttgggagaaatatgcttcgttctatcacctttaatgtatccacccttaagttgagcaatgcatgctgtattatcttcaaataggacagttggagctatcttatgatcaatcaatCCACATGATGACAAAATATATTGAATCGGACTCCTCatccaaaaacactcgcgactagcttcatgaatcgccAATATTTtggcatgattagaggatgttgcaaCAATCGTCTATTttgtggacctccatgatatagctgttcTACCATATGTaaacaggtatcctgtttgagatctccctttttgtggatcagacaagtatccatcatctgcatagccaactaattgtgacttggatccatagggataaaacaatcccatatcaaccgtcccatgaagatatcgaaagatttgtttgattccactccaatgtcttctggttggagaggaactatatcttgctagtaaattcacaacAAATGATATAtcaggtcgcgtattattagccagatacattagcgctccaatgacactaagatatggtacttcaggaccaatgatatcttcattttcttctttatggcagaattgatcatttttcacatccaaagatcttacgatcattggggtactcaaaggatgtgacttatccatataaaatctttttaagattttctctgtgtatgttgtttgatgaataaagatcccgtcttttgtatgctcgatctgcaggccgagacaaaatttagtctttccaagatctttcatctcaaactcttcttttagagtttttataattgttggaatctcttcaggagtcccaatgatatttaaatcatcaacgtacacagcaattataatgaatccagaaGCTGTTTTCTATGAAAACACACGGGcatatatcatcattcttgaaatcgtttttggccagatactcagtaagacgattataccacattcgtccagattgctttagaccatataaagatctttacaatttgactgagtataacccttgcgaatattcatt includes:
- the LOC130962516 gene encoding plant UBX domain-containing protein 9-like; this translates as MATPSQNDVAYFKRMTGAPESLALQRIEESGGNVNEAINAHFQQYNNTPIIRNRGWLSWMMALLLFVARMFRPSLLLNRIYKRRELIRGSPNGINGASDSNLHSPQYAVSTIQNETENSPREARDYHYNDHYSSDPSVSQHVSDNDVDNDVEEDMIRAAIEASMNTNVNGSLDDDDLAEALSLSLKTAAEEEKEREFIVKEIISKIEQSKATTAEESDMSIILPFSGFWVCRLGKNGWNRGLDKGWSSVSARDGGLAGTGWGNGSDQAAAAALGL